One Succinispira mobilis DSM 6222 genomic window carries:
- a CDS encoding tRNA threonylcarbamoyladenosine dehydratase, producing MYTRTSLLVGSANIEKLKAAQVAIFGLGGVGSYVAESLARSGVGKLILIDADVVVASNINRQLPALNSTLGHAKTEVMRQRLLDINPQCQIEIITKFYYPGDFEKFIPQPVDCIVDAIDSLPSKQDLILAAQQRGIKVYSSMGMGNKLDPMQIKAADISKTHTCALAKKLRVNLKKQGLEKGLTVVFSTEKKVINPERKDNTIASMAFVPATAGLLLGSLVVRQIIGTTI from the coding sequence ATGTATACACGCACTAGTTTGTTAGTAGGCAGTGCCAATATAGAAAAACTTAAAGCAGCCCAAGTAGCAATATTCGGCTTAGGTGGAGTAGGCTCCTATGTAGCTGAAAGTTTAGCACGTAGTGGTGTGGGGAAGTTGATTTTAATAGATGCAGATGTAGTTGTGGCAAGTAATATTAATCGACAATTACCGGCTCTAAACTCGACTTTAGGTCATGCCAAAACGGAAGTTATGCGGCAACGTTTGTTAGATATAAACCCACAATGCCAAATTGAAATTATCACTAAATTTTATTATCCAGGCGATTTTGAAAAATTTATTCCGCAACCTGTAGATTGCATAGTAGATGCAATTGATAGCTTGCCATCTAAGCAAGATTTAATTTTAGCGGCTCAGCAAAGAGGGATAAAAGTTTACTCTTCGATGGGGATGGGAAACAAATTAGACCCAATGCAGATTAAAGCTGCGGATATCAGTAAGACACATACCTGTGCTTTAGCTAAAAAATTGCGGGTTAATTTGAAAAAGCAAGGCTTAGAAAAAGGTCTCACCGTAGTTTTTTCCACTGAAAAAAAAGTAATAAATCCAGAACGAAAGGATAATACTATTGCGAGCATGGCTTTTGTACCAGCTACAGCAGGTTTATTATTAGGTTCGTTAGTAGTTCGCCAAATTATAGGCACTACAATATAA
- a CDS encoding YdcF family protein yields the protein MQNRIASFLLLITFLLYCSANGYVAEKLMYSLEYRYQNQLPSDADVIVLLGGGATADTPNLLGKGHLSSGAANRLLTALQLHQQTALPIIVTGGKVFVDTGCEAEIAKRILVQVGVRPEIIFQDNQSLNTRQNAEQVKKILQEQGFFKPILVTSAYHMPRAMSNFQNRQITVVPFAGDYRTNQVNSEFKIDKFIPTAGAMQDITICLWEYVGFYLAK from the coding sequence ATGCAAAATAGAATAGCATCTTTTTTATTATTAATAACTTTTCTGTTATATTGTAGTGCTAATGGTTATGTAGCAGAAAAACTAATGTATAGTCTGGAATATCGCTATCAAAACCAATTACCTAGTGATGCAGATGTAATTGTCTTATTAGGTGGTGGGGCTACGGCGGATACGCCTAATTTGTTGGGCAAAGGGCATCTTAGTTCAGGTGCTGCAAACCGCTTGTTAACAGCTCTGCAATTGCATCAACAAACGGCATTGCCCATTATTGTAACTGGTGGTAAGGTATTTGTTGACACTGGCTGTGAAGCGGAAATAGCTAAGCGGATTTTAGTACAAGTAGGAGTTCGACCGGAAATAATTTTTCAAGATAACCAAAGTTTAAACACTCGACAAAATGCAGAGCAAGTAAAAAAAATTCTTCAGGAACAGGGTTTTTTTAAACCGATTTTAGTTACCTCGGCTTATCATATGCCGCGAGCTATGTCTAATTTCCAAAATCGACAAATCACTGTAGTGCCTTTTGCGGGGGACTATCGAACTAATCAAGTGAATAGTGAATTTAAAATCGATAAATTTATCCCGACTGCGGGGGCTATGCAAGATATAACTATTTGTCTTTGGGAATATGTAGGCTTTTATTTAGCTAAATAA
- a CDS encoding ATP-binding protein encodes MIKEYNKITAQELTNYYSAEIFDFADTSELKPEDRMIGQDRAIQAIDFGLLCKNPEYNIFLAGAVGTGKTSYACRAAHKIAATELPAQDWCYVHNFKKTSKPMALSFKPGEGEVFAKDIKHLFEQVSNKLKDMFKSDDYDKTKMALFKELQTKQEALWDEFSAFAEMHEVMVQWASKEARINMTPLYEGNVIIGDDLQKLPKEIREKVNEKIFIVQEAADEMVRRSQNLEELFVGNMKKVEEKFVMQFINEYFLALREKYKDNNVIDKYLDDITQAILKNLHYFKTEPPDTEDEQLNQTLMAEKRNFKIRFRNYFTVNVLVDNSNSKGAPVIYETNPTYQRLTGKIEYKNAIGVLSTNHNLIKPGAIQRANGGYLILNAYDLFKNPLAWEGLKRALKSGYIEVENLSDQFTGVNIITLKPERIPINIKVLLIGNNYIYNMLKTRDADFGKLFKIYADFEDDMENNKENAFKLANFIAYKAKEKKLAAFTKDAVAKILQHSCYIAGSQKKLTTYFNEVLEVAYQADVWRKVLGKTLVDEECVVKAKSEMNNRVNRYELYLQEMVQQGKILLDTTGKAIGQINGLAVLSTVDYIFGNVSKITANTYLGTDGVINIEREIKMSGTSHSKGVLILSSYLGEKYAQDIPLTLSASLTFEQLYSGIDGDSASSAELYALLSAIGKIPLKQHIAVTGSVNQKGEIQPIGGVSEKITGFFELCKQRGLDGSHGVMIPGQNVDELILADEIVAAIADGKFHIYPVWKIDQGIEILTDLPAGKLEENGCYPEGTVHKLVSENLRKNSEKLRELDK; translated from the coding sequence ATGATTAAAGAGTATAATAAAATAACAGCTCAAGAACTAACAAACTACTACAGTGCTGAAATCTTTGATTTCGCTGATACTAGTGAGCTTAAACCAGAAGATAGAATGATTGGTCAAGATCGAGCCATCCAAGCGATAGACTTTGGACTATTATGTAAGAATCCGGAATATAATATTTTTTTAGCGGGTGCCGTAGGTACTGGAAAAACAAGCTATGCTTGTCGAGCTGCACACAAAATTGCGGCCACAGAATTGCCAGCTCAAGACTGGTGCTATGTACACAATTTTAAAAAGACTAGCAAACCGATGGCTTTAAGTTTTAAGCCCGGTGAAGGAGAAGTTTTTGCCAAAGATATTAAGCATCTTTTTGAACAGGTAAGTAATAAGTTGAAAGATATGTTTAAAAGTGATGATTATGATAAAACGAAAATGGCCTTGTTTAAAGAATTGCAAACAAAACAAGAGGCCCTATGGGATGAGTTTAGTGCCTTTGCAGAAATGCACGAAGTGATGGTGCAGTGGGCTAGTAAAGAAGCTAGGATAAATATGACGCCACTGTATGAAGGCAATGTAATTATTGGCGATGATTTGCAAAAACTTCCCAAAGAAATACGCGAGAAGGTTAACGAAAAAATTTTTATTGTTCAAGAAGCAGCAGATGAAATGGTGCGGCGCAGTCAAAATTTAGAAGAGCTGTTTGTTGGGAATATGAAGAAAGTCGAAGAAAAGTTTGTTATGCAGTTTATTAATGAATATTTTTTGGCTTTGCGGGAAAAATACAAAGATAATAATGTAATTGATAAATATTTAGATGATATAACTCAAGCGATTTTAAAAAATTTGCATTATTTTAAAACCGAACCACCTGATACAGAGGATGAACAACTAAATCAAACTTTAATGGCAGAAAAACGCAATTTTAAAATTAGATTTCGCAATTATTTCACGGTCAATGTCTTGGTAGATAATTCTAATAGCAAAGGTGCTCCTGTTATATATGAAACCAATCCAACATATCAGCGCTTAACGGGTAAAATTGAATATAAAAATGCTATTGGCGTTTTGAGTACTAATCATAATCTAATTAAACCAGGGGCAATTCAAAGAGCTAATGGAGGTTATTTGATTTTAAATGCCTATGATTTATTTAAAAACCCATTGGCCTGGGAAGGCTTGAAAAGAGCTTTAAAATCAGGCTATATTGAAGTAGAAAATCTTAGTGACCAATTTACCGGTGTAAATATTATTACATTAAAGCCGGAACGGATTCCGATAAATATAAAAGTTCTATTAATTGGCAATAATTATATTTATAATATGCTAAAAACACGAGACGCTGATTTTGGCAAATTATTTAAAATTTATGCTGATTTTGAAGATGATATGGAAAATAATAAAGAAAATGCATTTAAATTGGCGAATTTTATTGCCTACAAAGCAAAAGAAAAAAAATTGGCGGCTTTTACTAAAGACGCTGTGGCTAAAATTTTACAACATAGTTGCTATATCGCAGGTAGTCAAAAGAAGCTGACTACATATTTTAACGAAGTATTGGAAGTAGCTTATCAAGCAGATGTTTGGCGTAAAGTGCTTGGCAAAACGCTAGTTGATGAAGAATGTGTAGTTAAAGCTAAAAGTGAGATGAATAACCGTGTAAATCGTTATGAGCTTTATTTGCAAGAAATGGTGCAACAAGGAAAAATTTTGCTAGATACAACTGGTAAAGCTATTGGACAAATAAATGGGTTGGCAGTATTGAGCACTGTTGATTATATTTTTGGTAATGTTAGTAAAATAACAGCTAATACTTATTTAGGTACGGATGGAGTCATCAATATCGAACGCGAGATAAAAATGAGTGGTACCTCCCATTCTAAAGGGGTACTAATTTTAAGTAGCTATTTAGGCGAAAAATATGCTCAAGATATTCCCTTGACACTATCAGCAAGTTTAACCTTTGAACAGTTATACAGCGGCATTGATGGAGATAGTGCCTCTAGTGCAGAACTGTATGCTTTATTAAGTGCAATTGGCAAAATTCCATTAAAACAACATATCGCTGTTACAGGTTCGGTTAATCAAAAAGGTGAAATTCAGCCGATTGGTGGCGTGAGCGAGAAAATCACAGGATTTTTTGAACTTTGTAAGCAGCGAGGCTTAGATGGAAGTCATGGGGTTATGATTCCAGGGCAAAATGTAGATGAGTTGATTTTGGCAGATGAAATTGTCGCTGCGATTGCCGACGGAAAATTTCATATTTACCCAGTTTGGAAAATTGATCAGGGAATTGAAATTCTCACAGATTTACCCGCAGGTAAATTAGAGGAAAATGGTTGTTATCCAGAGGGGACAGTGCATAAATTAGTATCAGAGAATTTACGGAAAAATAGTGAAAAACTTCGTGAATTGGACAAGTAA
- the argH gene encoding argininosuccinate lyase: protein MNKKLWGGRFNKQTNQLVEAFNASISFDCRLYNEDIRGSKAHAAMLANCGIISSAEAEAITTGLDEILSDINNDNFTFEQSLEDIHMNIEHRLTERIGDAGAKLHTARSRNDQVALDMHMYVKKEVAETAKLLLNLQQVLINLASQHQKTIMPGYTHLQRAQPITMAHHLLAYYNMFARDFRRLKGVYEGADIMPLGAGAIAGTTLPIDRHFVAEQLSFSQIYANSMDAVSDRDYVIEYLAFASTCMMHLSRLSEEIILWSSTEFGFIELDDAFSTGSSMMPQKKNPDIAELVRGKTGRVYGHLQAMLTTLKGLPLTYNKDMQEDKEGLFDTIDTLKFSLQVYADMLDTMTVNVDKLYQCVSKDFSNATDLADYLVKKGLPFRKAHEVVGKCVRYAIEQQRYLTEISLSEYQQFSELFTEDLLEAIKIETCVAARNSYGGPAYEQTAFQLTRAQEDLNQEQLVVEYFEQNA from the coding sequence GTGAATAAAAAACTTTGGGGTGGGCGTTTTAATAAACAAACAAACCAACTAGTAGAGGCATTTAATGCCTCTATTAGCTTTGATTGTCGTTTGTACAATGAAGATATCCGCGGCAGTAAAGCCCACGCTGCGATGTTAGCCAACTGCGGAATTATTAGTTCAGCTGAAGCTGAAGCCATAACTACTGGTTTAGATGAAATTCTTAGTGATATCAATAATGATAATTTTACTTTCGAGCAGTCTCTAGAAGATATTCATATGAATATTGAACATCGCTTGACAGAACGTATTGGTGACGCCGGTGCAAAACTTCATACTGCGCGGAGTCGTAATGATCAAGTTGCTTTAGATATGCACATGTATGTCAAAAAAGAAGTTGCCGAAACAGCTAAGTTATTGCTCAATCTGCAACAAGTGCTCATTAATTTAGCTAGTCAGCACCAAAAAACCATTATGCCTGGCTACACACATTTGCAACGCGCTCAGCCTATAACTATGGCTCATCATCTACTTGCCTATTATAATATGTTCGCGCGTGATTTCCGTCGTCTAAAAGGCGTATATGAAGGTGCAGATATTATGCCTCTAGGTGCAGGCGCAATTGCTGGAACTACTTTGCCAATTGATCGACATTTTGTCGCAGAACAGCTATCTTTTTCGCAAATTTATGCTAACAGCATGGATGCTGTTAGCGATCGTGATTATGTAATCGAGTACTTGGCTTTCGCTAGCACTTGTATGATGCATCTTAGTCGTTTAAGTGAGGAAATTATTCTTTGGTCAAGTACTGAATTTGGCTTTATCGAATTAGATGATGCTTTTTCAACTGGCTCAAGCATGATGCCGCAAAAGAAAAATCCTGATATCGCCGAGCTAGTTCGTGGCAAAACTGGGCGGGTCTATGGACATTTACAAGCAATGCTCACAACCTTAAAAGGCTTGCCACTTACTTATAACAAAGATATGCAAGAAGATAAAGAGGGGCTATTTGATACTATCGATACTTTAAAATTCAGCTTACAAGTTTATGCCGATATGCTGGACACAATGACTGTTAATGTTGATAAACTGTATCAATGTGTTTCTAAAGATTTCTCAAATGCCACAGATTTAGCTGATTATTTAGTAAAAAAAGGCTTGCCGTTCCGCAAAGCTCACGAGGTTGTGGGCAAGTGTGTGCGTTATGCAATTGAACAACAGCGTTATTTAACTGAAATTAGCTTAAGTGAATACCAACAATTTTCCGAGCTATTTACTGAAGATTTATTAGAGGCAATCAAAATCGAAACCTGTGTTGCAGCGCGAAACTCTTATGGCGGGCCTGCCTATGAGCAAACAGCTTTCCAATTAACTCGTGCTCAAGAAGATCTAAATCAAGAGCAGTTAGTTGTAGAATATTTTGAGCAAAACGCTTAA
- the cysK gene encoding cysteine synthase A — MQIYTSVTQLIGKTPLLEPLNYNRANQLLGKILVKLEYKNPAGSIKDRVAKAMLDAAEAAGLLKPNSIIIEPTSGNTGIGLACVAAARGYKIILTMPETMSLERRNLLKAYGAELVLTDGSKGMQGAIAKAEELAATIPGSFIPGQFTNNANPQAHLNSTGPEIWTDTQGAVDVLVAGVGTGGTISGTGAYLKQQNPAVKIVAVEPADSAVLSTGVAGAHKLQGIGAGFVPQTLDVNIYDEIVTVQTEQAFTAARQMARYEGILIGISSGAALWAATELASRPEYEGKTIVVILPDSGERYLSTPLFEV, encoded by the coding sequence ATGCAAATATATACAAGTGTGACACAATTAATAGGTAAGACGCCTTTGTTAGAACCACTGAATTACAACAGAGCTAACCAACTTTTAGGAAAAATTTTAGTAAAACTTGAATATAAAAATCCAGCTGGTAGTATTAAAGATCGAGTAGCTAAAGCTATGTTAGATGCCGCTGAAGCAGCAGGACTGTTAAAACCAAATAGCATAATCATTGAGCCAACCAGTGGTAATACTGGAATTGGCTTAGCTTGTGTGGCTGCGGCCCGCGGTTATAAAATTATTTTGACGATGCCAGAAACGATGAGCTTAGAGCGACGTAATTTGCTTAAGGCTTATGGGGCCGAACTGGTGTTAACAGACGGTAGTAAAGGGATGCAAGGTGCAATCGCTAAAGCCGAGGAATTGGCAGCAACAATTCCAGGGTCTTTTATTCCAGGACAGTTCACAAATAATGCCAATCCACAGGCGCATTTAAACAGTACTGGCCCAGAAATTTGGACAGATACTCAAGGTGCTGTGGATGTTTTGGTCGCTGGAGTCGGTACCGGTGGGACAATTAGTGGTACGGGAGCATACTTAAAACAACAAAACCCTGCTGTAAAAATCGTAGCTGTAGAACCGGCAGATTCTGCAGTTCTATCAACTGGAGTTGCCGGGGCTCATAAATTACAAGGAATTGGTGCAGGTTTTGTACCCCAAACCTTAGATGTCAATATCTATGATGAGATCGTAACTGTGCAGACTGAACAAGCTTTTACTGCAGCTAGGCAAATGGCCAGATATGAAGGTATTTTGATTGGCATATCATCAGGTGCAGCCTTGTGGGCGGCAACAGAATTAGCATCGCGACCAGAATATGAAGGCAAAACCATAGTAGTGATTTTACCTGATAGCGGAGAACGCTATCTGTCAACACCGCTATTTGAAGTTTAG